In Acidobacteriota bacterium, one DNA window encodes the following:
- a CDS encoding DEAD/DEAH box helicase family protein, whose product MDAPVPAFRVDDKLFHKFNPDLGPGRVEQVDGRRIVVWFPAADTRLTLAADDNALRPMPLREGQKARLEGEEGPVVVDEVGAGTSRLADGRVVTSTLLWPLAAPDDPVDRLGALQTDRAAAFRNRVDGLLLSEIRQARGLGSFLGGRIAIFPHQLHVAERAAASDPVRWLLADEVGLGKTIEACLILSRLLRADRADRALVVAPSTLTVQWLGELYRKFHQTFVLLDRRRREDVAKEHGEGFNPFEAHRHAIVALEDLSGEPGLAEKAGAAGFDLLVVDEAHRLERARGEAGSDAYLAVAPLTRAAKHVLLLSATPLEADAHGFFRLLELLRPDAYTSEEAFLASLEKEEPLPPCTSATRRVDIGGLMPRVPLPVDLDRSPAAEGLTGDDAADADDPRVAWLAGEDAAWRAEGSAKTLVFVHERATLSALKARLESATRKRVAIFHEELTPERGDVEVAEFRRADGPSILISTEAGGEGRNFEFCRRLILFDLPADPAAVEQRIGRLDRINRTAPVEIVYFRPPGGFGRELATLYERIGLFTSPLGGLERSLAGVEAGITRARRLGKPLPVEDLAAEVARAAEARQKAVHHHLHRDGFSPEKAAGILARVPADLDARTERFVLEAADLFGFETAERSGRRTWYLEFGADALVEHLPGVSGGSRWLGTFDRDEAVEKEDLDFFASGHALVEGIFRELEDGPRGRVALLSLEKTGVSTAGLLFALRQGASPEFVATSLDGREQPAWAELLLSRRTETRGIRPEDWTALLARASRSGRAPDWPGLVRRAAKKVLASRPGRRLEAVAAFPADALIGNLRASPGS is encoded by the coding sequence ATGGACGCCCCCGTGCCCGCTTTCCGCGTCGACGACAAGCTCTTCCACAAGTTCAACCCGGACCTGGGGCCGGGGCGTGTCGAGCAGGTCGACGGTAGGAGGATCGTCGTCTGGTTCCCGGCGGCCGACACGCGCCTGACGCTCGCGGCCGACGACAACGCCCTGCGTCCGATGCCGCTGCGCGAGGGGCAGAAGGCGCGCCTCGAGGGCGAGGAGGGGCCGGTCGTCGTGGACGAGGTCGGCGCCGGGACCTCGCGCCTCGCGGACGGTCGAGTGGTGACCTCCACGCTGCTCTGGCCGCTCGCGGCGCCGGACGACCCCGTCGACCGCCTGGGCGCGCTCCAGACCGACCGGGCGGCCGCGTTTCGCAACCGCGTGGACGGCCTCCTCCTCTCCGAGATCCGCCAGGCCCGCGGCCTCGGCTCGTTCCTCGGCGGGCGGATCGCGATCTTTCCGCACCAGCTCCACGTTGCCGAGCGCGCCGCGGCGAGCGACCCCGTGCGCTGGCTTCTCGCGGACGAGGTCGGCCTCGGAAAGACGATCGAGGCGTGCCTCATCCTCTCGCGCCTCCTGCGCGCGGACCGCGCCGACCGCGCGCTGGTCGTCGCGCCCTCCACGCTCACGGTCCAGTGGCTCGGCGAGCTTTATCGCAAGTTTCACCAGACGTTCGTCCTCCTCGACCGCAGACGCCGGGAAGACGTCGCCAAGGAGCACGGCGAGGGGTTCAACCCGTTCGAGGCGCACCGCCATGCGATCGTCGCGCTCGAAGACCTCTCGGGGGAGCCCGGCCTCGCCGAAAAGGCCGGGGCCGCCGGGTTCGACCTTCTCGTCGTCGACGAGGCCCACCGCCTCGAGCGCGCGCGCGGCGAGGCCGGAAGCGACGCGTACCTGGCCGTCGCGCCGCTGACGCGCGCGGCAAAACACGTTCTTCTCCTCTCGGCGACGCCGCTCGAGGCCGACGCGCACGGGTTCTTCCGCCTCCTCGAGCTCCTCCGTCCCGACGCGTACACGAGCGAGGAAGCGTTCCTCGCCTCCCTCGAAAAGGAGGAGCCTCTGCCGCCCTGCACGAGCGCGACGCGGCGCGTGGACATCGGCGGCCTCATGCCGCGCGTCCCGCTGCCCGTCGACCTCGATCGATCGCCCGCGGCCGAAGGGCTGACGGGCGACGACGCGGCGGACGCGGACGACCCGCGCGTGGCGTGGCTCGCGGGAGAGGACGCGGCGTGGCGCGCGGAGGGCTCGGCCAAGACCCTCGTCTTCGTCCACGAGCGCGCGACACTCTCGGCGCTCAAGGCACGGCTGGAATCGGCCACGCGCAAGCGGGTCGCGATCTTCCACGAGGAGCTGACGCCCGAGCGCGGCGACGTCGAAGTGGCCGAGTTCCGGCGCGCGGACGGCCCGTCGATTCTCATCTCGACGGAAGCGGGCGGCGAGGGCCGCAACTTCGAGTTCTGCCGGCGCCTCATCCTCTTCGACCTGCCCGCGGACCCGGCTGCGGTCGAGCAGCGCATCGGCCGCCTCGACCGCATCAACCGGACGGCGCCCGTCGAGATCGTCTACTTCCGGCCTCCGGGCGGTTTCGGACGCGAGCTCGCGACGCTGTACGAGCGCATCGGGCTCTTCACGTCGCCGCTCGGCGGCCTCGAGCGCTCCCTCGCCGGTGTGGAGGCGGGGATCACGCGGGCGCGGCGGCTCGGAAAGCCGCTGCCGGTCGAGGATCTGGCGGCGGAAGTCGCCCGCGCGGCGGAGGCGCGGCAGAAGGCCGTCCATCACCACCTGCACCGGGACGGCTTCTCGCCCGAGAAGGCGGCCGGAATCCTCGCGCGCGTCCCGGCGGACCTCGACGCGCGCACGGAGCGTTTCGTCCTCGAGGCCGCGGACCTCTTCGGGTTCGAGACCGCCGAGCGCTCGGGCCGGCGGACGTGGTACCTCGAGTTCGGCGCGGATGCGCTCGTCGAGCACCTGCCCGGCGTCTCCGGAGGCTCGCGATGGCTCGGCACGTTCGACCGGGACGAAGCCGTCGAGAAGGAAGACCTCGACTTCTTCGCGTCGGGCCACGCGCTCGTCGAGGGAATCTTCCGCGAGCTCGAGGACGGGCCGCGGGGGCGCGTCGCGCTCCTGTCGCTCGAGAAGACCGGCGTCTCGACGGCGGGCCTCCTCTTCGCGCTGCGGCAGGGAGCGTCCCCGGAATTCGTCGCGACGTCGCTCGACGGGCGCGAGCAGCCGGCGTGGGCCGAGCTCCTTCTGTCACGGCGGACCGAGACGCGCGGGATCCGCCCGGAGGACTGGACGGCGCTCCTCGCGCGGGCGTCGCGCTCGGGCCGGGCGCCGGACTGGCCGGGCCTCGTCCGCCGCGCCGCGAAGAAGGTCCTCGCGTCGCGCCCCGGTCGCCGGCTCGAGGCCGTCGCGGCGTTTCCGGCTGACGCGCTGATCGGGAACCTTCGCGCATCCCCGGGGTCATAG
- a CDS encoding GNAT family N-acetyltransferase: MNTVPTLIRIADGAADVATARALFEEYQKSLGFSLCFQNFDEELAGLPGAYAPPDGRLLLAFAGDEPAGCIALRNIGKEICEMKRLWVKPAFRGTGLGRRLVEALMAEARAIGYRAVRLDTLPSMTAAQALYLSLGFTDIPPYNDHPIEGTRFMEAILPPP, from the coding sequence ATGAACACCGTGCCCACTCTCATCAGAATCGCTGACGGCGCAGCCGACGTCGCAACGGCGCGCGCTCTCTTCGAGGAGTACCAGAAGTCGCTCGGGTTCTCGCTCTGCTTCCAGAACTTCGACGAGGAGCTGGCGGGCCTGCCGGGCGCGTACGCGCCTCCGGATGGCCGGCTCCTGCTCGCGTTCGCGGGCGACGAACCGGCAGGCTGCATCGCTCTGAGGAACATCGGAAAAGAGATCTGCGAAATGAAGAGGCTCTGGGTGAAGCCCGCCTTTCGCGGGACGGGCCTCGGCCGGCGGCTCGTCGAGGCCCTGATGGCCGAGGCCCGCGCGATCGGCTATCGCGCCGTCCGCCTCGATACTCTGCCTTCGATGACGGCCGCCCAGGCTCTATACCTTTCGCTGGGCTTCACGGACATCCCTCCGTACAACGACCACCCCATCGAGGGCACCCGGTTCATGGAGGCGATCCTCCCGCCACCTTGA
- a CDS encoding DUF692 family protein — MKDRVGLGWRPAIADRILAAADRLDVVEVIAEDWMKSPAREVRALRTLGAYVPVVLHGVSLGLASSAPVDPRRLDAFARVFDLAQPVFWSEHLAFVRGGGIEIGHLAAPPRCAATIEGTGRNVARARAVVGSAPLLENVATLIDPPGSDRDEATFVAEVLEACDTDLLLDLHNLHANAKNFGFGGEEEEERFLRVVPSNRVRAVHLAGGRRIGVPGRAGVSRILDDHLHATPDAVFDLLERVGELAPQPLTVILERDGAFPPFKEILDELARARTSLAKGRARRAEAAA; from the coding sequence GTGAAGGACCGCGTCGGGCTCGGCTGGCGGCCCGCGATCGCCGACCGCATCCTCGCGGCGGCGGACCGGCTGGACGTCGTCGAGGTGATCGCCGAAGACTGGATGAAGAGCCCGGCGCGCGAGGTCCGCGCCCTCCGGACGCTCGGCGCGTACGTGCCGGTCGTCCTTCACGGCGTGTCGCTCGGCCTCGCCTCCTCGGCGCCCGTCGACCCGAGGCGCCTCGACGCGTTCGCGCGCGTTTTCGACCTCGCACAGCCCGTGTTCTGGTCGGAGCACCTCGCGTTCGTGCGCGGCGGCGGAATCGAGATCGGCCACCTCGCGGCCCCGCCGCGCTGCGCGGCCACGATCGAGGGGACGGGGCGCAACGTCGCGCGCGCCCGCGCCGTCGTCGGCAGCGCGCCGCTCCTCGAGAACGTCGCGACGCTGATCGACCCGCCCGGCAGCGACCGCGACGAAGCAACGTTCGTCGCGGAGGTCCTCGAGGCCTGCGACACGGATCTCCTCCTCGACCTGCACAACCTCCACGCGAACGCGAAGAACTTTGGGTTCGGAGGAGAGGAAGAGGAAGAGAGATTTCTTCGAGTGGTCCCGAGCAACCGGGTGAGGGCCGTTCATCTCGCTGGCGGGCGGCGCATCGGGGTGCCGGGCAGGGCGGGTGTGAGCAGGATCCTCGACGATCACCTCCACGCGACCCCCGACGCGGTCTTCGATCTCCTCGAGAGGGTCGGCGAGCTGGCGCCGCAGCCACTCACGGTGATCCTCGAGCGCGACGGAGCCTTTCCCCCTTTCAAAGAAATCCTCGACGAGCTCGCCCGAGCGAGAACCTCACTCGCAAAGGGCCGGGCTCGCCGAGCGGAGGCCGCCGCGTGA